A stretch of DNA from Hydra vulgaris chromosome 03, alternate assembly HydraT2T_AEP:
CACAAGCCTCTTGTTAATGTGATCCATAAGTTCCTGTAGTTAACTTTGGCCTTTGTTTCAGTAACTTCAATGGATGTTTTTAAAGGTGAgcacttgattttttattttgataaactatTAGATAAGATGGAAATCTGCATGGTGCTTTTTTGTCAGTATTTTCATgaacattttttgaaagtttgttattcaagaaatatacaaaaacttcTTCAGAGGTCATTTTCTCTTGCAACGTGGTTAGCTAAGTGTAGTTAGTGTTGCCTCTTTGTAACGACACTAGGTAATTTGACTAAATTAAAGTCACATTAATTAAATGCtgtttaaagacatttaaaaaaatactattagtAGCTTCATGCTACTAACAGTATTTTTTTGACAGATTCCGTTTTTAAATCATATGATATATATGCTATCAATCGTCTTTTGGTGCAAGAACTCGATTCATCCAGCTCTTTTGTTGGTCGACCTCTTTTTGctgattaatttatttatgaaacatGATTACCTCATGATTCATCtaaatcaattgttttaaaaactgaattaaGCCAAACCTGATTTCTaccatcaaatttttttttttaatatgatgcATAGTGCAACATACTTTGCATGAGTTATTTTTAATCTCAttctcaataaatttattttgtcttcTCTGACTTGAATCTTagtaataatgtatttaaacccactatttacattatcaaaactaaaacaaaattgaagtaagtcatttttttgattttttgccaTGTTATTTCCCACtagtcaatttatttttatacaatggTAGCACAAATAAATTGCACCAATGATATTGGAGCAGTAGTTTGAGCTCTCGTTTTCAttgtaagaaattttaaaatctctttCATGTTCCTTTTAATAATGTGcataacttgttttgttttttcatagaatgatttaaatttaaactttaaaaaagtcttttatgcAGTTTAAtcataaacttaattaaaagcAAGAAAGAGTTTTCATCATAGTAGATTTGttactaaacattttaaattgatttaaacacAATATATATTGACTGAGCATAAGGTTTAGAGATATTTTATGTTTGACATGAGATAATATACCTATAGTAATTGGGAAAGAGATAATTTAGATttagaacaaaaattatatatgtttattatagatAGACATGagataatatatctatatttaattCATGCCCTTTGACACAAGATTTTATAAACACAAAAGATTCAAAATACTTATAATAGGACAAAAAAATTCCCTCCTTTACTATACTGGTctataattataatttcaaaattataattataatctaaaaattttaattataatttctaaattataattataatttttatacattttttttgttttgttatgttgaaaaacatttttttgtattattttatatacaaaaaatactactatatatatatatattaagtatcaCTATTGACTTGCTTATATAAAGTGTTTCGAGTTCATCTTTTGTAATCCTGGTGGTTAGGGTGTTATACTGTGGCGGTTAGGGTGTTATACTGTGGtgttaaaaagaaagtaataagttttatatcataatttttcaaagtttttacacgagaatattaaaatttcaaaaaaaaacgcaattttattgatttttttatacctgaaacatttttaaatgcaaatgtatttaaaaatgtttcaggaataaaaaaaaaagagaaatgtttttttgttttgtgcaATATTTTTATCACGATGATGATTCTAATGCATATCTTGTTTTATGACCTCTTTATTCTATGATAATATGTAAACCAAATTTTCTTGTGTTAGCTTTTtcttgtgtaatttttttaataacatctaaAATCCCTAACTAGATTGAATGGGTAACTCCTCATTTTATAGATTGTCATTTTATAACATCTGCATTGCAGTGTCgttcttgtttgttttaaaataaacaaaaaaagtttttcaattttaatagaTTTGGAGTTGCTTGAAGCATGCCGTGTTGAGTTTCATAGAAGATTGAAGGTATATCATGCGTGGCGCaagagaaatataaataaaacagaatCTGCACCAAACGCGCAACGTGCTCCAGCAGACATAGTTAgacaatgtaattttattttaataaatattcaatatttaactaataataaaaagttctttttaaagattgtcttaattcttaattaattgctttctttataattatatttagttattgtaatcTTGGTAGTTAAATGTTTTatcctttttaattatttataccactttggtatttaaaattattattattaaaagataaattttagaggttttttagtttatagtttggcTATTTCAAttctgttaataaaaatttattttttgctttagtttttttagtacttattttgtgttttgtttatacagttatgatatttatttgataactaattacttaaatataaatttaattaaaaaatgattttgtagCGTTACTAGTAATTTaagtttcataaatttaaattattttggttgttatttgtttattgttattatttttgttattgctgTTTTGTGTCAAAATTAAGATTCGTTTTTAAGAGCGCatgatttgtaatttataacaattctgcttttattttaaaattcaaataaatttaaattttacaaccaGTTAATTGAAAAATCAGTGCATATGGGGCAAGAAGGTAATGGAAAACCAGTGCAAAGAGGAcattaatatcttttatattttattgattttatttttatgtagtactttttgtttatattactttaaacttctaaatttaaatgtcTTATATACATTTCATGATtctatatatattctatattcatGATTCATATAGGTGAAATGCCTTCATTTATTTCAAGCATTGAAATCTCCAAAAACACAAGCTCAAATGCTCAAAGATATTTCAGAGTTCCATTTTCTAAACCATCTGATCAGTATAGAGATCCTGCTTACAAAAAAGTTGGATACTGGTGAGTctttttgtttactgttttttatgtttaaatgcaaatttttatatCCAAAACACGTCGAACGATGCTTTGCGTATTGTGtcatttaaaaacagaattaagCAGGGATTAACTAAACTATGAAAGTTTAATAGAGTATCAAATACATACTGTACACTATAGTGGTCGTTTCCTTTAAACACGTtgtaagcttttaaaattttggttatGAGATATATTACGTAAAATACCAGCATGCATATATATAGTTTTGAGAAAAATCCTGCATCCTCTAAGTTTATTGTCAGCGTATTATCTTCTTCTAGTGATCTTTCTTTGGTTTTCATAGTTCGGACAACATATGCACCTTGGATTTTGGTTACAGGACGTCCATTTCTCCATGTATGCTCCTGATAAAGTGTTATGTAACAGTAGGAACATATAGCCAGGGAAAGAAAAATAAgaccaaataatatttttattcctaTGATAGCATTTCCTGAAAGGAGAGGTACCACGAAACCTAAGAAACCGATCAACCAAATAAACGCCATGGACCAtgtaatatttctttttgtaaatattttttggtaagTACTAGGTTTACGTATAGAGCAGAGTCTCTCTATCGCTATCAGAGTATGCGTTATCATTGTGATTATTAGCAGTACTGGTATGAGGTATACTAGTGAATTTGAAAGGCCGCAATCGTGGTttctttttgttacttttataatatgAGCGCTCATAATGGGTTCAACAATTGATCCCACTAGGAAGTCAGCGATACATATACTAAAAAGAAGTCGATTTGATCTTGTTCGAATTTTTTTCTGCTGAATAAAGCCAATTACAATTATcccatttaatattattgtcggcaaaatagcaataatatttAGAATTGCAAGAAATGTAGAAAACCTATTGAAGCTGTCAgttaacaaataagtaaaaatgtcTTCTGCGGTCTGAGGCCCGCTACACGATACATTGAAAAGCAATCGATTTGCTTGCGTAATATTATTTACAGTTTCTTTCATTTTTGCTTCAACTCGACTTctattttttctgcttttattttTCACGAGATTGTCATTTTACTGAACTTTCCATTAAACTATTTTCCTGctcaaaaataaattcttttttaacttatgttttagCTCGTTTTGAACCCCCAGctacaatttaattatttaaattttttgattaactttAATGATGAATAGTATCAATCGCTAACATAAATTATCGATAAATTGCTATCATAAATAATCgataaaaaatctttctttttttaactcttttctATTTTAGCAActtatttctgatttttatttttgcctttaatgttttgttttgttttgttttaggtaCGCACATTTTGACGGCGAGTGGGTTGCTCGCCAACTAGAGATTCATCCAAATGGTGCGCTTCTTTTAATTGCTGGGTATAATGATATGGATATTTGTGAGTTGAGCTTAAGTGAAACGCGTTTAATGGAAAGACCAGGCGCCGAAATTACGTGCGACGAGTTTAATGATGTTTGGGTGCATTATGGCGGGAAATTGGATCAAGATTTCAAAGGCAAACAacgaaaataattatttataactcttttttttttttttttttttttgtacattcaattttatttatgtatttattaatttattttatcaatatttattagttcaataatttatttgaatttaaaatctgtttctaattatttgattatattattgtttgtgTTTGTCTATAATTATTAACGATTAAACATCAACTTAATTGatcaacttttttctttcgaaattgatgagttataaaatttgatgaacttttgattttactttGTATCGAATGTCCgcgaatttatattttgttcatTCTCCATGCTTTCATTACTTCGCGAGATTCTCCGTCATCTTTTGCGTATTTTGTTTCAATGTAGTTCATATCCGATTCGCGTGTTATTTCGTATTGCTCTTCAAGAGGCTTTCCCAAAATACTTCTTGAACGTATGAATTTGTTAGCTTCGtctaaatatcaaagtttttattagcataaataacagaaaagaattttgaaaattaaaactttctgCGCGCGAGATAgtgtgtaatattttttgtaaaaaaacttactagATTGCAGTCCTATTTCAAGCAGCGCTTGTAAGCGGAACTCTTTTATTGGAGGCGaagttgttttagtttttttgggCTTTTCAGATTGAGGTTTCGGTTTTAATTGTGTGGTTTTCCGAGTTTCgcttgttttatttctttcgaGTTTTATGAATTTTGAACTGAAGGATAAAGTTTTCAACTGTGTTTGTAGAGATTTTGGTTCTGGAGTCAAGCGAGTATTTGACGCTGTCAGGTTAGCTGATAAGAAACAGTGCGGTAAAATTAGAACATATCCaattaaaacctaataaaaagaattaccatacaactaaaaaaaaagttaaaccaaatattctaagtatatatatatatatatatatatatatatatatatatatatatatatatatatatatatatatatatatatatatatatatatatacataatatacgagtttatattatattattggaaattttaaataattatttatttaaataattaattgctCTATTATGGCCACAAGCATCATAAAATACTTTACTGAGAGCTGGATTGAGCTGagagaaaaagaaaactaactatctaacaaaaaaattttacaaattttctttgatATTAATAGTGTACTgtgatttgaataaaatatatgtaaacttcatatattttggtttaattttaacaacttATTTACTGTTTAATGGAACTGTATTAACTACGCTTTAAGAGTCATAACTCTCCTTTTTAATTACCTAGTTTGTTTTTTCCAAccaatatatactatatttttccaaacaataTATGATGGTAGACTGATGTTTGCccttgcttaaattttttagattttaattctaTTAAGAAGCCCGTGAAGCTTATGaacttgctttttttaatctacgttaacttttttctttataaacaaaagcCCGAGTATAAATACCTGTTGCGCACAAATAGTACCCTTTTTGAGCCTTCATGCAAAACTAAGCTTgtgcaatttaaaattacttatcgTGCACCTCATATCtggaataagtttttattacttaatcaaaatattattaacctTGAAAACTTAAATggctttaaaaaactattaaaaagagtattttaaagtataagaATTTACTTactgatttttttctaaatttgttcACTGCTAGCTTCTtatataaactcttattttttaatatactttaatatatattttaaacattgcgTTAGCAATAAACGTGGTAATATTAAGAAAAAGTAACGATACATGTTTGTATAATTGTTATCTTACACTTTAATacaattataatgtaacaatttaacgtaaaaattttgtaaatattttaatttttctatacgtatatatatatatatatatatatatatatatatatatatatatatatatatatatatatatatatatatatatatatatatatgtatgtatgacAATGTAAAGCggttcttgatgataagaccttttggtcttctgcaagtttcccgcgttcttcttacagatttttttttttttttttaatatttatatgtatattcaaTCTTAACGAATCTTTATTATGTAATCACGAAAATGTATACTATggaacaaaaaatacataacaaaaaaaaaaaaaaaaaaactacagaagCATGCAGCATGAGTAATCTCCATTAAATTGCAGATATgacatttttcttttctataaatttttcgttaaaaatgtttacaattttcgtatttttaaaatatacaaatggcGAGGGgaagaagaaaacaaaatgGTTTTATCACCAACTCCCTAAAAATCCGTAaacaatatagaaatatatttttttatatatataaccatataaaattattgaaacagtCTCGGATATGCTTATGCAAAAAGCTCAAAAAGAGGATCAAAAGTATGATTAAGCTTAAACATATTTCTAAtgagatataaaatatataatatatatatattttttatattttattagaatatatagatatataaatcaAAGATATAAACTTCGTTTTCGTTCTCGCCGGGACCAATAAATGTGTCATCTGGACGAAGTTCATTGATATCTTCATTTATAGCATCATCCACTTCAAACGGTTGAAAATCATTGTCATTTCCTTTGGGTTGATCACTGGCGGGATCATTTATGGATGGCAGGGGCACATTGTAATTATCATGGTCCTtcattttaataagtaaatcaTCCGAGCTATCAGTGATTAAGCACACAGTCATCGTCCAACATTTCCTTTTATATGCTTAGAAGAGCCTAAAGTTTTCCACGTTTCCCCTGCCCAATTTGtgaaatcaaaatttatctCTCTTTTGCAATGTAGGGTATTTCATTACTGAACTATTTATCTGATTATCTGTATCCAACTATTTTCGATGTTCAATGGCAATGAACCTTTTGAGAGTGGCAGCGTATCCTGCGTCAACTGGTTGCTAAAGATCAAAGACACTTGGTAGACTGTACCAAAAGGAGTCTTTTAGCATCAGCCACAGCATCTTTAAAATCTTCCTGCATGTGTCCCTTTAAATGTCCAGCAAAAGAATAAACTTATCAAGTTTTTGTTCTTTGATTAAcggaagaaattttttatcacaCCAGCACTTATAAACGTTTTGGTCTTGCCAAGCATTTGCTTGGAAATAAACATGAATATCTTTTTGCCATGCtaactttttgtctttttaaatacGTTTTCCTTGACCTCTAAAAAAGATAGCTAGCTTTGGTTATTTTTCTTCTGATTGAAACATAATTTAAAGGGAACATTGCCTTTTTTCCAATCCTGAGCCCGGTTGTGAGATCCATATATTATGTGTTGCACCTTGACCTTTAGGAACATATTTGTACGTTTTTTTACCATGGACAACAAAGGGGAGTAAACCCTTTCTTCTGGTTGGTAGTGTCCCCATTTGCTGTCATAGCTTGGATTTTGTGAACCTGTTCTAATAACTTTTCACTGTAAGTCACATACCATTTCAGTAATAATGGTTCCATTTCTTTCTTATTTTCCTTtgttttgatatcatttttaactctttttttttaattgcattattaaATGATGTTTTATTTCCACTTTCGGATCAGTATCTAGTTGTATTTTTCTAGCTTCACTTTAAAGCCAGGAAAAGTTAATAATGTGTCCTTTCGATCTTGCTTGTAAAAACTCCTCGTTAAAGCTTATAGTTCATATAGTTCTAGATATTTTGTGAAAAGtcttctttttagaaaaaatttgcgATAGGAGGGTGCAGCATTTTTAAggatagatttttttaagtcatcTCGTTCGGTGTAACACAAAGTCATCTGGCTTTGAGTTACACCAAACGTGCATAAATTTAACATGAAAAGCTTGTCCTTGTTGGCTTTTGAATGATTTTTACAATGTATGCATTTAACAACAGTTTCAACAGCTTTCAACGGTAATTGGATTGCAACCTCTTCTCCTCTATGCATTTCCTTTTTAGTGAAACCAAATGCTGCCAGTgtaagcttctttttttttttttttttttttcaggcaatattattactattttctacagtatttgaataaaaaagtttgagagAGAGGTGATACATTTCAAAGCGCTTATTTCCGAAGTATTTCAATAAGGGGTCGTCTGTAACGTACATATGCTTTTATCTCTAGCCCACCCCCATACCCCGCATTTTGGTATACGCTTTTGAGAACCCtccacctccctaaaagtacctatgCTTTTAACCTACCTACCCTTAATTTtacgatatttttttttatgtagtgtctctttacttttataaagGACCCTCTGCCCCCATCTCATATACGCCATTTGGAGACCTCCTCTCCTACGTTATCATCCAAgagtacgtactttatggacgatccctaaacatttttttttttaatttacgtttttaagttttaaataggAGTTTATGTTTTGCTATGTAATGATATCATGAATTCATTATACCATTGTGTTGCGGAACATAAACCTGtatgaatttttcttttattgatttaaatggtttaaatttaaaaaaaaaaacatattaaaaattttaatcaatatattttttaaccatttaaatGGTTTACCAAGGTTCAATAATATGCTTAtctatacttattttattaacaaaatctgAGCTTATGTATCAGGGCCGACAAAGCCaatataaaaagcaaacaaacagaaaaaatattcaaaattatataaaacagttttcaatTACTACGATTAAGAATACAGgattaagaaatataatataaaagattaaaaaattaagaaaaaaagaaccgatttttttatctttgcaaattaaatgaaaatatactttacaatattttaatgaaCAGTAATTAAATATAGCTCTAGAAGAAGTCCTTTatgttttgattaattaaaattttttcttttagtcttgatttaaaattatttgtttgcaAGCGTTTTGATTTCGTACTAGTTACTacatttacttaataattttgttttgacagaTTGTTGaaactaatatttgtggtcgtccataaattacgtcacgctttaAGGGGAGGAATAGACGATTTTGTGACAATTTGTTACGAGGGGGAGGGGGTCTCAATTTTGTgaggcaactttttttttttagttttaactctagagaagacctttttttaattaaaaaagtatctGACTAAGCCAAAACCTCCAACTGGTGTATCACGCCTAAATCTAacttagggatcgtccataaattacgtaacgcaaacttttacaataaacaaaacaaaaaagatcaaaagttttccctcgcacagtcttaatttaaattaaaattcaaaatagcccataaagtttaatgaaaatcgctGCATAaaaggggctgtccattaattacgtcagcaatttttttggaACTTTAATTACCCCCCTTCCTCCCCCTTATCAATGACTTGTCAAACTTCCAGAGACCCACTAAAAAGTTATGTCAACATTCAATTACCCTCctccccttcccccccccccccgcctcctccaaaaaaaaaaaaaaacaagctgaatggaaaaaaaataataatattttgaatagacTAATTtacaagtaaaacaaaaaaagagataaaaagtaaactatttagagaaccatttaaaaattacaaatgctTGTTTATAACTACTAAAACTTACTccgaacaaaaaaataaatattaaagggTGTTCACAAAAATGTATACACATAACAcgtttaaattattaacatatttcaaattaattcaACACTTCAATTTGCCAATCCTTCTTTCTTTGACTTTAGACCTAATTCAGTTTCACAGTAAAAGccaattatttctaataaaagtttagtATAACGAAAAATCcatttaacaaattgtataaaccAGGGGTCAGCAACCTATTAAGACAGAAGAGccaaaagtttaaatttacaaagttttagtTTGATGTGCAAACAAAATAGATTTATGTAAGCATATGGTCtacattacattatttaaaCGTTTATACCATTGGTCGGTAACCTGCAAACCTCGTGTGGTTTTTTCGATGTCAAGATACACCTCTTTAGCTCCGTgcacaaattttaatataatattgaaataaagatgttaataatactttaaaaacagaatttttaaaGAGCTACCAATATCTgcatttcaaatcttttttcaaatcatctatcaaatctttattttaatattatattaatatttgtgCATGGAGTTAACGAGCCGCATCAACCGCAGGTTGTCCACACTTGGTATTAACGTTTAAATAATATAGTGTAGACCAAGTACTTGCATAAATTTGTTGTTCTTTCACATCAGactaaaactttgtaaattgcAACTTTTGGCTTTTTTGTTTGCATAGCAGACTTTGAAAGAATCCCGTCTGTGCTCATTTAGTTCTGTACGTGTCGggtctttttaaaatacaacgcggtttttaaaaagtaggaatatatatagttttattaaagtactGAAGGTTTGGCGAGTATGTAACACAGGACTGCAAACgctgcctaattttttttttaagtaactaaatttatttaaaaaagtagcattGTTGACGTCAACTTGTCTTTACCtccctcccccttgtcaacaagTGCCAAAAAAATTCAGACCCCCTTCCCCCTATTTTGGAACATGGAACCATTAGTTCACTAGCCTGAAGCGCAATGCACTCGGCCACGCTTACGTtgcataataaaaagaaattatattcattaaataatacttCTCCATGtatgatatattattatgtattatatattttatataacaatttgcATGTATCATATATCGGAAGaataggtttttaaaattgatatcatGATTAGGATAGCAATGTTAATTTATACAACTTCAGACAGAACTTttgggatgaaaaaaaaagatcaaacaGACTATAAAGTACTAATTAATTAACTCAAAGAAGCTCAGAAAATTAcagacattattatatttaaaattgttttgtatattatgtcacgcaatttttgacatctaaaaatgtcaaaaactgcgtgacataatttatggacgattcttctttttttaatttttgcgaAAAGAGAAAGCCATTCGATTGCTGAGATTACTGTTCGGGTGgtagtatagaaaaaaaattaaactgaatAAGCTCGAAAAGGGACTTTCCGGAATAATATCGAAACAGTGAATAAATCcgaaattgtaaaaaagagTAATTGTATTCAAAATCTGAAAAGCAGAATAAGATCGAAATAAGATCGAAGTAAGATCGAAATAAGATCGAAATAAGATCGAAATAAGATcgaaataagattgaaataagATCAAAATAAGAtcgaaataaaatcaaaataagatCGAAATAGCTCAGAAGGTAACAAGTTCAAAAAGAGACTTTTCGGATTAATATCGAAATAGagaatagatttaaaaaaatttttttaattgatagactacCTCCAAAAGCAAactctcagtcgatgtagcagcactctatGCATattctacctatttgtcagttgatgtagcaacactccatGTTCTACTTtgcagttgatgtagcaacactccatGTTCTACTTtgcagttgatgtagcaacactccttgcatgttctactTCTTTGCTAGTTTTTCGATAGTATCCCTAAACTCAAATTATTTCGTATAgacatttttgacattattcTTTCCAAATGaatttcgattttattttatttttttttcgaattaattccttaaaattaattttgatgttaatcCCAAAAACACGCTTCgatcaaaataatttctatattattcCGTTCTCTTTCGATCAATTTTTTTTCGCTACTATTCTGCTTTCCCTAATGTTCGTTAactttacaagtttaaaaacgCTGGTGGCGTAATccagcaaaaattatatttatatatatatatatatatatatatatatatatatatatatatatatatatatatatatatatttatatatatacatatatatatatatatatatatatatatatatatatatatatatatatatatatatatatatatatatatatatatattaagatttattatgatttattaaGAATCCTTTTCTCtacaagaaaatataaatttcattttgaaatatttatttagacaatGGCTTTTTAAGTTAAGCGTGTTAATTAACCATAGAATTATgtgaataatataaataaagcaacTAAATAGTTAacacaaatatttcattttatttagtatttaaatatttatttcattttcattccAAAAAACTGTTCTTTACTTGTACTTTTACTTtgctttttactattttttaatgaaagctACCTGGTTACCAGTAACCAGGTAACCAGGTTTCCATCGAAGTTTAAAACAtgaagtgtgtgtgtgtgtaaagaATGCTAAACATAAATGAAGCTATATAATGATAAGTTGCCGGATTTTATTTGGGTAATTGTTCGTCGGTGTTacttaatgtttgtttttttgtttgccattatttgaaaatcttttgaTTGACAGAgatatagttattgtttttttttgttttttaagctaaTAATATGGGTGATTCATAATTATATAAGGACAAAATgcgtaattaaactttattaataagaGTGAAATAACGTGTTTTCAATTAAACAGAAAATCC
This window harbors:
- the LOC105843494 gene encoding muscarinic acetylcholine receptor M3; the encoded protein is MKETVNNITQANRLLFNVSCSGPQTAEDIFTYLLTDSFNRFSTFLAILNIIAILPTIILNGIIVIGFIQQKKIRTRSNRLLFSICIADFLVGSIVEPIMSAHIIKVTKRNHDCGLSNSLVYLIPVLLIITMITHTLIAIERLCSIRKPSTYQKIFTKRNITWSMAFIWLIGFLGFVVPLLSGNAIIGIKILFGLIFLSLAICSYCYITLYQEHTWRNGRPVTKIQGAYVVRTMKTKERSLEEDNTLTINLEDAGFFSKLYICMLVFYVIYLITKILKAYNVFKGNDHYSVQYVFDTLLNFHSLVNPCLILFLNDTIRKASFDVFWI
- the LOC100206861 gene encoding uncharacterized protein LOC100206861 isoform X3; this encodes MISIGIKVLIGYVLILPHCFLSANLTASNTRLTPEPKSLQTQLKTLSFSSKFIKLERNKTSETRKTTQLKPKPQSEKPKKTKTTSPPIKEFRLQALLEIGLQSNEANKFIRSRSILGKPLEEQYEITRESDMNYIETKYAKDDGESREVMKAWRMNKI
- the LOC100206861 gene encoding uncharacterized protein LOC100206861 isoform X4 → MFSFIKVLIGYVLILPHCFLSANLTASNTRLTPEPKSLQTQLKTLSFSSKFIKLERNKTSETRKTTQLKPKPQSEKPKKTKTTSPPIKEFRLQALLEIGLQSNEANKFIRSRSILGKPLEEQYEITRESDMNYIETKYAKDDGESREVMKAWRMNKI